The following is a genomic window from Sphingobacterium spiritivorum.
TCAGACTCAGGTGCCAGAAGATTTTTTTCCAGAGCCGCTAATGTCTGTTCCGTATGGAGAGGACGATTGTAAACAAAAAGAACAACAGGAGCCAGTTTTTTTTCCATAAAGATTGCCAAAGGTTAAACAAAGATAAGATTAAATAAAATTTCTTCCCGGATTCTTTGTTTGCTTGCGTACCTGAGTTACTTCCGATGTTTTTGCCAAAAGCTTAAAAATCATTTTATAGTAAGCCCAGCATAATTTCAGATCTCCTTTGAAAAAGGCTTTGATACTTTTGAGTTTTGCTGCCAGAATGCTTTTTCCGAAGGCTTTGCCAAACGCATAATTAATATTGGCATATTCAGAAAGAAAATATACATATTCTGCACGTTCTGTTGCAGCAAATGAAGGTTTCCGAAAGGCTCTGTCATGAAAGCCGATGGCAGATGAGGTATATCCGAATTTACAATGGTGGAATTTAAGTCTGTTTGCATAGTCCTTATCTTCCCCATAATGATAGAAAAGAGGAGAGAAGCCGCCTACTTTGCGGAGAATGGAAACCGGAATAAACCAGAAAGCTGCATTTATAAACTCGACAATCCGGGTTGTTTCATCCTGCTTTACCTTTTCCAAATCTCTATTCCCGATATAGGTTGCAAATCCATGGTCGAGTTCATTTCCCTCAC
Proteins encoded in this region:
- a CDS encoding glycosyltransferase family 2 protein; this translates as MKILAIIVTYNFEKWIDKCLPSLIRSDEPVDILVIDNLSQDQTINRIRQEYPSVRLIANDQNLGFGKANNIGLTIAIEEHYDYAFLINQDAWITPPSIGNMLQHIEQDLPEGIISPVHLTGEGNELDHGFATYIGNRDLEKVKQDETTRIVEFINAAFWFIPVSILRKVGGFSPLFYHYGEDKDYANRLKFHHCKFGYTSSAIGFHDRAFRKPSFAATERAEYVYFLSEYANINYAFGKAFGKSILAAKLKSIKAFFKGDLKLCWAYYKMIFKLLAKTSEVTQVRKQTKNPGRNFI